A DNA window from Cutaneotrichosporon cavernicola HIS019 DNA, chromosome: 2 contains the following coding sequences:
- a CDS encoding uncharacterized protein (to TIGR gene model, INSD accession), giving the protein MSHFDSEKHAIDQAEKRHSVNGGVQAGKDNNYAIEIAPAGQSQHVQDAVFGDMGDDGPNYRAVGALGAFALMTKANIGIGVLSIPFVFMEVGMVPGVILLLVINLIIMYCACIIGDFKMNHPEVYAIADAGFVVGGRFGREYFGLAFVLFMIFVSASGILTIATALNAVSSTATHHGACTAIFMAVSAVSGFLLAQLRTLGKISWIGWVGLVSIMAAILTLTIAVGVQERPYLAAKEYPTGPWPKNLKITNNPPFSTAMSAINSIVFAFAATPTYFGIISEMRDPRSYKRTMCTSMGILYCVYATIGIVVYYFCGQYVASPALGSAGPTMKKVAYGIAIPALLASVCIYLHLAAKYFFVRILSGTPHLSSSTKIHWVTWYSCVTISALVAYIIASAIPIFSNLISLIGALIGPSVCIAPYAWMWYHDNWKLNLSGRRNVFMLAFNAFLFALAIFFTGAGTYGAIVAIINDPNRSKPWDCADNSNTVETNK; this is encoded by the exons ATGTCTCACTTTGATAGTGAAAAGCACGCGATCGACCAAGCCGAAAAGCGCCACTCGGTCAATGGCGGCGTCCAGGCTGGCAAGGATAACAACTATGCCATCGAGATCGCCCCGGCTGGCCAGTCGCAGCACGTCCAGGACGCAGTCTTCGGTGACATGGGCGACGATGGCCCCAACTACCGTGCT GTCGGAGCCCTCGGTGCTTTCGCTCTCATGACCAAGGCCAATATTGGTATTGGTGTCCTTTCCATTCCTTTTGTTTTCATGGAGGTCGGCATGGTGCCCGGTGTCATCTTGCTTCTTGTGATCAACCTCATCATCATGT ACTGCGCGTGCATCATTGGTGACTTTAAGATGAACCACCCTGAGGTGTACGCCATTGCCGACGCCGGCTTTGTCGTCGGTGGCCGCTTCGGCCGCGAGTACTTTGGTCTCGCGTTTGTTCTTTTCATGATCTTCGTCTCGGCGTCAGGcatcctcaccatcgcCACCGCTCTCAACGCCGTCTCTTCCACTGCCACTCACCACGGCGCGTGCACGGCCATCTTCATGGCCGTCTCCGCCGTCAGTGGCTTCCTCCTTGCCCAGCTACGCACTCTTGGCAAGATTTCTTGGATCGGCTGGGTCGGTCTCGTTTCAATCATGGCTGCCATTCTCACTCTCACCATCGCCGTTGGTGTCCAGGAGCGCCCTTACCTCGCTGCCAAGGAGTATCCCACTGGCCCCTGGCCCAAGAACCTCAAGATTACCAACAACCCGCCGTTCTCCACCGCCATGTCTGCTATCAACTCTATCGTCTTCGCTTTCGCCGCCACTCCCACTTACTTTGGCATCATCTCGGAAATGCGTGACCCCCGCTCGTACAAGCGCACCATGTGTACCTCGATGGGCATCCTCTACTGCGTTTACGCAACCATTGGCATTGTCGTCTACTATTTCTGCGGCCAGTACGTCGCCAGCCCCGCTCTCGGCTCGGCTGGCCCAACCATGAAGAAGGTCGCCTACGGAATCGccatccccgccctcctcgcttCCGTCTGCAtctacctccaccttgcTGCGAAGTACTTCTTTGTCCGCATTCTCTCCGGCACCCCTCACCTCTCATCCAGCACCAAGATCCACTGGGTCACTTGGTACTCGTGTGTCACCATTTCCGCCCTCGTTGCCTACATCATTGCCTCGGCCATTCCCATTTTCAGCAACCTTATCTCGCTTATTGGTGCTCTTATCGGTCCCTCGGT CTGTATCGCCCCATACGCGTGGATGTGGTACCACGACAACTGGAAGCTCAACCTCAGTGGACGTCGCAATGTTTTCATGCTCGCGTTCAACGCCTTCCTCTTCGCTCTCGCCATCTTCTTCACCGGTGCCGGCACCTACGGAgccatcgtcgccatcatcaACGACCCTAACCGCTCCAAGCCTTGGGACTGTGCCGACAACTCGAACACGGTCGAGACTAACAAGTAG